From a region of the Gossypium raimondii isolate GPD5lz chromosome 10, ASM2569854v1, whole genome shotgun sequence genome:
- the LOC105775030 gene encoding uncharacterized protein LOC105775030, with protein sequence MGEEKENAQERVVDISLKDLSKKLEEFARVRDWEKYHSPRNLLLAMVGEVGELSEIFQWRGEVDKGLPNWEESEKEHLGEELSDVLLYLIRLSDICGIDLGDAASRKLVKNAIKYPPPPPKVL encoded by the exons ATgggagaagagaaagagaatgCACAAGAGAGAGTGGTTGACATTAGTCTCAAGGATCTCTCAAAGAAGCTTGAGGAATTTGCCAGGGTCAGAGATTGGGAGAAATACCACAGTCCTAGGAATCTACTTCTTGCTATG GTTGGAGAAGTAGGGGAGCTATCAGAGATATTCCAATGGAGAGGAGAAGTGGACAAAGGGTTGCCAAATTGGGAGGAATCAGAAAAAGAACATCTTGGGGAAGAACTTTCTGATGTACTTTTGTACCTCATTAGATTGTCTGATATTTGTGGCATTGATCTTGGTGATGCTGCTTCAAGAAAACTTGTTAAGAATGCCATCAAATATCCACCACCACCACCCAAGGTTTTATGA